A genomic segment from Bradyrhizobium sp. ISRA430 encodes:
- a CDS encoding adenylate/guanylate cyclase domain-containing protein, with protein sequence MAVQQMHQQRRLAAILVGDVVGYSRLMGQDERGTLRRLKVIRREIVDPNIAEHHGRVVKTTGDGILIEYPSVVEAVACAVAIQRTMAGRNAEVPVDQRLEFRVGVHEGDVVVDDQDIFGDGVNVAARLEVLSEPGGVCISSRVYEDLAGRLELPFEDCGEQRLKNIVRPVRIHKLGPEAIAELTTIQSLHDEPHPTGFRWLGKAPPVWPRMSSARLAAILIAALSVTGVVVWQGVSRHRAPNQVSVSIAGAPSIQPRGPTLAVLPFDNLSGDPNQEYFSDGISDELITVLSRFDQLRVLARNTTFAYKKKAMEMQELGRQLEAQYVIEGSFRRVPDQISVTAQLIDARSGTHVWAQTFERPTTSTSLLSIQNDIAHHIGAAVGDIRTGAVAKAELERSRAKSASELSSYECVLQGYQASAAQSAAEPMRRARACLETTVKRDPNYAEAWAIFTRVLQIQYSWGTGLDDNEKGSDLVPRILEAGNRAVEFAPEDEAAHFALFNAYFVTCQAGRMRIEADRVLAINPNDANALGSMGNLLAYAGDWDYGRKLAEKGLALAGTAAPSWWWWVVAKDHYRKGEYAKALEVFQRSYSEQNWLDRLHLVYTLPHLGRIDEAKAQIPPLLKLRPNISVREADRLYALWCFDADFRGRMVKALRLAGLREEADEDGPRRGDLTAIGSQR encoded by the coding sequence ATGGCCGTGCAGCAAATGCACCAGCAGCGCCGCCTCGCAGCCATCCTCGTAGGGGACGTGGTTGGCTATAGCCGACTGATGGGTCAAGACGAGCGCGGAACCCTTCGCCGGCTTAAGGTCATTCGGCGTGAGATCGTTGACCCCAACATCGCCGAGCATCATGGCCGCGTCGTCAAGACGACTGGCGACGGCATTCTCATCGAGTACCCCAGCGTTGTGGAGGCTGTAGCCTGCGCGGTGGCTATCCAGCGAACGATGGCCGGGCGCAACGCTGAGGTACCGGTGGACCAACGACTAGAGTTCCGGGTCGGTGTGCACGAGGGCGATGTCGTCGTCGACGATCAGGATATCTTCGGTGACGGGGTTAACGTGGCAGCGCGGCTTGAAGTCTTAAGCGAGCCTGGGGGAGTCTGTATCTCCAGTCGAGTTTACGAGGATCTGGCCGGCAGACTTGAGCTTCCGTTCGAGGACTGTGGCGAGCAGCGGCTGAAAAATATCGTGCGACCTGTTCGTATTCATAAACTGGGCCCTGAAGCTATTGCTGAGCTCACGACAATACAGAGCCTTCATGACGAGCCACATCCAACGGGCTTCCGATGGCTTGGAAAGGCTCCCCCAGTGTGGCCGCGAATGAGCTCAGCGCGCTTGGCTGCCATTTTGATTGCGGCGCTTTCGGTCACAGGCGTGGTCGTTTGGCAAGGTGTCAGTCGACACCGCGCCCCCAACCAAGTGAGCGTCAGCATCGCGGGCGCACCTTCAATCCAGCCCAGGGGGCCCACGCTTGCTGTTCTTCCGTTCGACAATTTATCCGGCGACCCTAATCAGGAATATTTCTCGGATGGCATCAGCGATGAGCTCATCACTGTCCTAAGCCGCTTCGATCAACTGCGGGTGTTGGCTCGCAACACAACCTTCGCCTACAAGAAGAAAGCCATGGAAATGCAAGAGCTGGGCCGGCAGCTTGAGGCCCAGTATGTGATCGAGGGCAGCTTCAGGCGCGTCCCCGATCAGATTAGCGTCACTGCGCAGCTCATAGATGCGCGCTCGGGGACCCACGTTTGGGCGCAGACTTTTGAGCGGCCGACGACGTCGACAAGCCTTCTCAGCATACAAAATGATATCGCCCATCATATAGGCGCTGCAGTCGGCGACATCCGGACTGGTGCAGTCGCAAAAGCAGAGCTAGAGCGGTCGCGTGCAAAGTCGGCTTCCGAGCTTTCGTCCTATGAGTGCGTTCTTCAGGGTTATCAGGCCAGTGCGGCACAGAGCGCCGCAGAGCCAATGCGACGGGCCCGTGCGTGTCTGGAGACCACTGTAAAGCGCGACCCCAATTATGCCGAGGCGTGGGCGATCTTTACGCGCGTTCTGCAGATTCAATATAGTTGGGGTACCGGGCTCGACGACAATGAGAAGGGTAGCGATCTCGTTCCCCGCATCCTTGAGGCGGGCAATCGCGCCGTAGAATTTGCACCCGAAGATGAAGCAGCGCATTTCGCACTCTTCAATGCCTATTTCGTAACCTGTCAGGCGGGGAGAATGCGGATTGAAGCTGACCGCGTTTTGGCCATCAACCCGAATGACGCCAACGCCCTCGGCTCAATGGGCAACCTTCTGGCTTATGCCGGAGACTGGGATTACGGGCGAAAGCTTGCAGAAAAGGGCCTGGCACTTGCAGGGACGGCGGCACCATCCTGGTGGTGGTGGGTGGTCGCAAAGGACCACTATCGGAAGGGTGAGTATGCCAAGGCTCTTGAGGTCTTCCAACGGTCCTACTCTGAGCAGAACTGGTTGGACCGTCTGCACCTCGTCTACACGCTCCCTCATCTCGGAAGAATTGACGAAGCTAAGGCCCAAATCCCGCCGTTGCTGAAACTCAGGCCCAACATCAGCGTGCGAGAAGCTGATCGCCTCTACGCTCTATGGTGCTTCGATGCCGACTTCCGGGGCAGGATGGTAAAGGCGCTTAGGCTTGCTGGCTTGCGGGAGGAGGCTGATGAAGATGGCCCGCGACGGGGCGACCTCACGGCAATCGGGTCGCAACGCTGA
- a CDS encoding tyrosine-type recombinase/integrase: MTDIPSTTPAASKHTPWNKGKIVGAKPPLRLKHVWSIRTKLQVEGRIRDLALFNIAIDSKLRGCDVVALKVVDVAPSGYAVDRATVRQKKTGRPVKFELTESTRQAIDDYLRVTGRNSGEYLFTGLRRTGHMTTRQDARLLSHWIADVGLDPHLFGTHSLRRTNATLIYHRTGNLRAVQLLLGHTKIESTVRYLGIEVDDALAIAEQVDV, translated from the coding sequence ATGACCGATATCCCGAGCACCACCCCTGCCGCCTCGAAACATACTCCTTGGAACAAGGGGAAGATCGTCGGCGCAAAGCCGCCGCTCCGTCTGAAGCACGTCTGGTCTATACGAACTAAGCTCCAGGTCGAAGGCCGGATCCGCGATCTGGCGTTGTTCAACATTGCCATCGACAGCAAGCTGCGCGGTTGCGACGTCGTAGCATTGAAAGTCGTTGACGTCGCGCCGAGCGGCTACGCCGTCGATAGAGCGACCGTTCGACAAAAGAAGACCGGCCGACCGGTCAAATTTGAACTAACGGAATCGACGCGCCAGGCGATCGATGACTACCTGCGGGTGACAGGCAGGAACTCAGGCGAATACCTGTTCACTGGCCTGCGACGGACTGGACACATGACGACCCGTCAGGACGCCCGCCTTCTATCTCACTGGATCGCGGACGTTGGACTAGACCCGCATCTGTTCGGGACGCATTCCCTTCGCCGGACCAACGCGACCTTGATCTACCACCGAACCGGCAACCTGCGAGCCGTGCAGCTCCTTCTGGGCCACACCAAAATCGAGAGTACGGTCCGATATCTGGGCATCGAGGTCGACGACGCCCTCGCGATAGCGGAACAAGTTGACGTCTGA
- a CDS encoding Crp/Fnr family transcriptional regulator codes for MERPASVGNQLLAALPSEDLALLAPHLQKVSLEQDVVVARSGDRRDRVYFPHSGAISFMLGLPNGETIATAVIGREGALGALSVLGGDPSLSSVTAVVRVGGTASQISVERFQAAYMGSSAIRHVVQTHTRSILMQFQHVGACNGLHSVEARMARWLLHLHDRAERNILSLTQETLSQLLGVRRTTVTLEVAKLRASGAIRADRRGLIEIDRGRLEQASCECYDIMRRQTDQIIPGKAARQMQAS; via the coding sequence ATGGAGCGCCCTGCTAGCGTTGGTAATCAGCTCCTAGCTGCATTGCCGTCGGAAGACCTCGCATTACTCGCGCCGCATCTCCAGAAAGTATCCCTTGAACAGGATGTCGTGGTAGCGCGATCGGGAGATCGACGCGACCGTGTTTACTTTCCCCATAGCGGCGCCATCTCCTTCATGCTCGGCCTGCCGAACGGGGAAACGATTGCAACCGCCGTGATCGGGCGCGAGGGAGCCCTCGGTGCGCTCTCGGTGCTGGGTGGAGACCCCTCCCTGTCGTCCGTGACCGCGGTCGTGCGGGTGGGCGGCACCGCATCGCAAATCTCCGTAGAGCGTTTTCAAGCAGCCTACATGGGGAGCAGCGCCATCAGACATGTGGTCCAGACGCACACGAGGTCGATACTCATGCAGTTCCAGCACGTCGGAGCCTGCAATGGGCTGCACTCCGTCGAGGCCCGCATGGCCCGGTGGCTGCTTCACCTGCATGATCGGGCGGAACGCAACATTCTATCATTAACTCAGGAGACGCTTTCGCAGTTACTCGGGGTGCGACGAACGACCGTGACACTGGAGGTTGCCAAACTCCGCGCCTCGGGCGCTATCAGAGCAGATCGGCGGGGCTTGATCGAAATCGATAGGGGGCGTCTCGAGCAAGCGTCCTGTGAATGTTACGACATCATGCGCCGTCAAACCGATCAGATCATCCCGGGTAAGGCCGCGAGGCAGATGCAGGCCAGCTAA
- a CDS encoding transglycosylase SLT domain-containing protein: MAPVPFLGRRRITTATSNLGNLGDAAETGRTCATGAPHCHPPRLLNLRAKSGHEWGTAAARLATLKIWQASCIAGALTATSLAAIGQIAVPRQSIATPNARVADAFSGIPLNVTMVLTNAGAAFPAPAIETKFDTGLSANAIVAAGFSAAAPDSVLPSDVASSQGPMLQVASLEAAPPENSTMPQQDHPPAASPNPGEGKPSYLKYYVYSEIPPPEKPAKIALSALSGVPLGTPVQEIERAAEAFGVDVNFMKAVAKIESDFNLKQRTGSYIGLFQLSKFEFNKYGSGDILNPRDNAMGAAYKFLSEAALFEIMTQKKPTFSDLYLIHQQGWEGAAQHISHPQRIAWKSMCATQEGSEKGERWCKRAIWGNTLPAVKREWKSVDRLTSGAFVAMWRDRVDTLYARYPVLTAAAEHSR, translated from the coding sequence ATGGCGCCCGTCCCGTTCCTCGGTAGGAGGCGCATCACGACCGCAACTTCCAATTTAGGCAATCTTGGCGACGCGGCCGAGACTGGCCGCACCTGCGCCACAGGTGCGCCCCATTGCCATCCCCCTCGCCTCCTTAATCTGCGTGCCAAGTCGGGGCATGAATGGGGGACCGCGGCCGCGCGGCTGGCGACATTGAAGATTTGGCAAGCAAGCTGTATTGCCGGCGCGCTGACAGCGACTTCGCTTGCCGCGATTGGTCAGATCGCGGTACCGCGCCAAAGCATCGCAACGCCGAATGCAAGAGTGGCTGATGCATTCAGCGGCATCCCGCTGAATGTGACGATGGTCCTGACAAATGCCGGCGCCGCGTTTCCGGCCCCGGCCATCGAGACGAAATTCGATACAGGATTATCGGCTAATGCGATCGTTGCGGCGGGATTCAGCGCCGCGGCGCCGGACTCGGTGCTGCCGTCTGATGTAGCCAGTTCGCAAGGGCCAATGTTGCAGGTCGCCAGCCTCGAGGCGGCGCCGCCCGAGAACTCGACAATGCCACAGCAGGACCATCCGCCCGCGGCCTCGCCCAATCCGGGCGAAGGCAAACCGTCGTATCTGAAGTACTACGTCTACTCGGAAATTCCGCCGCCGGAGAAACCCGCGAAGATCGCCTTGTCGGCGTTGAGCGGCGTTCCGCTCGGAACGCCAGTCCAGGAGATCGAACGCGCGGCCGAAGCGTTCGGTGTCGATGTCAATTTCATGAAGGCGGTCGCCAAAATCGAATCCGATTTCAATCTCAAGCAACGCACCGGCTCCTATATTGGTCTGTTCCAGCTGAGCAAGTTTGAGTTCAACAAATACGGATCGGGCGACATCCTCAATCCTCGTGACAACGCCATGGGTGCCGCCTACAAGTTCCTCAGCGAGGCCGCGCTATTCGAAATAATGACGCAGAAGAAGCCGACCTTTTCCGATCTCTACCTGATCCACCAGCAGGGTTGGGAAGGAGCCGCACAACACATCAGCCATCCGCAGCGGATTGCCTGGAAGTCGATGTGCGCAACCCAGGAGGGCTCTGAAAAAGGCGAGCGATGGTGCAAGCGCGCCATCTGGGGCAACACGCTGCCGGCCGTCAAACGCGAATGGAAGTCGGTCGATCGCCTCACCTCGGGTGCGTTCGTGGCGATGTGGCGGGACCGCGTCGACACGCTCTATGCCCGCTATCCTGTGCTAACTGCGGCGGCCGAACACTCGAGATAG
- a CDS encoding cupin domain-containing protein, whose amino-acid sequence MQQAVSDTSRIYEVERRSYYAARPGFRIAEIQISPTQCVPWHHHNEVQDTFYVISGKIHVTTRDPDEEVCLSVGQTYAVRPGRPHRVTNASDSSAVFLVLQGLGDYDFVGLS is encoded by the coding sequence ATGCAGCAAGCAGTGAGCGATACCAGCCGAATCTACGAAGTCGAACGCCGATCCTATTACGCAGCGAGACCCGGATTCCGGATTGCCGAAATCCAGATCAGCCCAACACAATGCGTGCCTTGGCACCATCACAACGAAGTACAAGACACGTTCTATGTAATTAGTGGAAAAATCCACGTCACGACACGCGATCCGGACGAGGAGGTATGTCTTAGCGTTGGCCAAACCTACGCTGTACGTCCTGGCCGACCGCACCGGGTCACGAATGCTAGCGACAGCTCCGCTGTGTTTCTAGTGCTGCAGGGGCTCGGCGACTACGACTTTGTCGGACTTTCCTGA
- a CDS encoding tripartite tricarboxylate transporter substrate binding protein gives MIARRAFLSLSAAAFIEAVSGPGWSQSYPARPVRIIVPYAPGGPNDTVARIIAAKLSERWAQAFYVENIPAGAGNVGTAVAARAPADGYSVVIVTSSFWLNPSFYARLQYDPVKDFAPVTVIAAAPHVLIVHPSFPANNLKEFVALVRANPGKYSYASAGTGQSSHLAGELFKLAAGLDLVHVPFNGASPAMMSVVGGHVPIAFISLPAAVTFIKEGELRGLAITSNARSKLLPEVPTMAEAGYEDQESIFMQGVLFPAGTSQDIVARWYREIAGIVALTEVRDRLTSLGLEPVVNTPASFAAQIKSEVARWSKVIRDARIKPVD, from the coding sequence ATGATTGCCCGTCGAGCGTTTCTCAGCCTGTCCGCGGCCGCTTTTATTGAGGCTGTGTCCGGACCTGGATGGTCGCAATCTTATCCAGCTCGCCCGGTTCGTATCATTGTGCCGTACGCGCCGGGAGGTCCGAACGACACTGTCGCCCGCATCATCGCCGCGAAGCTATCCGAACGTTGGGCGCAGGCGTTCTATGTCGAAAACATTCCCGCTGGTGCAGGCAATGTCGGCACTGCCGTGGCGGCACGCGCGCCAGCCGACGGTTACTCGGTCGTTATCGTAACATCGAGCTTCTGGCTCAACCCGAGCTTCTACGCCAGGCTTCAGTACGATCCAGTGAAGGATTTCGCGCCTGTCACCGTCATTGCAGCGGCGCCACATGTCTTGATCGTGCATCCGTCCTTCCCAGCGAACAATCTCAAGGAATTCGTCGCCCTCGTGCGGGCGAATCCAGGCAAATACAGCTATGCCTCGGCAGGTACCGGCCAGTCGTCACACCTCGCTGGCGAACTATTCAAACTTGCTGCCGGTCTTGATCTTGTGCACGTCCCTTTCAATGGCGCATCACCTGCCATGATGTCGGTGGTAGGCGGCCACGTTCCGATTGCCTTCATCTCTTTGCCGGCCGCAGTCACTTTTATCAAGGAAGGCGAGCTGCGCGGACTGGCAATCACCAGCAATGCGAGGTCGAAACTGCTTCCCGAGGTTCCGACGATGGCGGAGGCCGGATATGAGGATCAAGAGTCGATCTTCATGCAAGGCGTCCTGTTCCCCGCGGGCACATCACAGGACATCGTCGCTCGCTGGTATCGCGAAATAGCAGGCATCGTCGCATTGACCGAAGTCCGGGACCGGCTGACTTCATTGGGCCTCGAACCAGTCGTTAATACGCCGGCAAGTTTCGCCGCACAGATCAAATCGGAGGTAGCACGCTGGTCAAAAGTCATTCGCGACGCGCGCATCAAGCCTGTGGACTAA
- a CDS encoding LysR family transcriptional regulator translates to MAGVTMEWESRLGRRLRVRDLYILSSVVKCGGMAKAARELAMTQPAVSDAIANLELLLRVRLLDRSPRGIEPTQYADALLKRASTVFDELKQGVRDIEFLADPTSGNVRVGCAESFMAGLLPAIIEKLTQRYPKITIHADYAQHATAEFRELRERNVDLVIGRISEPFPHDDLTTEPLYEERYYVVVGAQNPWARSRKVSLGDLANEQWIHMPPNNIISDLISAAFAKQSVPVPQERVASLSMHLRTQLVANAGFITIMPNSMFQFNAKRWGLKALPIDLGIKGRNVSIVTLKHRTLSSVVQVFIEHARLASRQLRQETN, encoded by the coding sequence ATGGCTGGCGTGACGATGGAATGGGAGAGCCGTCTCGGGCGCCGCCTGCGGGTGCGGGACCTCTACATCCTTTCGAGCGTGGTGAAATGCGGCGGCATGGCAAAGGCTGCTCGTGAGCTCGCAATGACCCAGCCGGCAGTCTCGGATGCCATTGCCAATCTCGAACTCTTGTTGCGTGTCCGGCTGTTAGACCGTAGCCCGCGCGGAATCGAGCCGACGCAGTACGCTGACGCGCTGCTCAAGCGCGCATCCACCGTATTCGACGAACTCAAGCAGGGCGTCCGCGACATCGAATTTTTGGCTGACCCAACTAGCGGCAATGTCAGGGTGGGATGCGCGGAATCGTTCATGGCTGGGTTGTTGCCGGCAATTATCGAAAAGCTGACGCAGCGGTATCCGAAGATCACGATTCATGCAGACTACGCGCAGCACGCAACGGCTGAATTCAGAGAGCTTCGAGAACGCAACGTTGACCTAGTCATCGGACGGATTTCCGAGCCGTTCCCTCACGATGATCTCACTACAGAGCCTCTCTACGAAGAGCGGTATTATGTCGTTGTGGGTGCTCAGAACCCCTGGGCGCGCTCCCGTAAAGTCTCTTTGGGAGATTTGGCGAATGAACAGTGGATTCACATGCCGCCGAACAACATCATTAGCGATTTGATCTCTGCGGCATTCGCGAAGCAAAGCGTTCCGGTCCCGCAGGAAAGAGTAGCGTCATTGTCGATGCACTTGCGAACACAGTTGGTTGCCAATGCCGGCTTTATCACGATCATGCCCAATTCAATGTTTCAGTTTAATGCCAAGCGATGGGGGCTAAAGGCACTCCCGATTGATCTTGGGATCAAAGGACGAAACGTCTCGATCGTTACACTCAAACACCGTACCCTGAGCTCTGTGGTTCAGGTGTTCATTGAGCATGCGCGTTTGGCGTCTAGGCAACTACGTCAAGAAACCAACTAG
- a CDS encoding IS110 family transposase produces MSDWKLTAICIVDRTGKIQREGVVPSDPEAIAAFIKSNAPHVTRIGLETGATSTWLWTELKKLGLPVICIDARHAKAVLKMQINKSDRNDAVGIARIMQCGWYKEVCVKDLDSHAVKALPGSARQDQAGSREPNPRALKEPRADYWPSEDEHIRIACCGAHRRSARTRRCGNAATHCPAIEQQIADLDRKVMKLARNNAQVRQFMTAPGIGPVTALCFLATIDDPRRFRRSRSVGEYVGLTTRRYASGEIDWTGRISKCGDKMLRSYLYEAANVLLTRVAKWSALKAWGIRLAKRSGLRKAKVAVARKLAVILHRMWVEGTDFKWSSKETADQTA; encoded by the coding sequence ATGTCGGACTGGAAGCTAACAGCGATCTGCATTGTTGATCGAACGGGAAAGATTCAACGTGAAGGCGTGGTTCCTTCCGACCCGGAAGCGATTGCAGCATTCATCAAATCGAATGCGCCGCATGTCACGCGGATCGGACTCGAAACCGGAGCGACGTCGACATGGCTGTGGACCGAGTTGAAGAAGTTGGGGCTGCCCGTCATCTGCATCGACGCCAGGCACGCCAAGGCCGTTTTGAAAATGCAGATCAACAAGAGCGACCGCAACGATGCCGTAGGCATCGCCCGCATCATGCAATGTGGATGGTATAAGGAGGTGTGCGTCAAAGACCTCGACAGTCACGCGGTCAAGGCTCTCCCGGGCTCTGCTCGTCAAGATCAAGCGGGATCTCGAGAACCAAATCCGCGGGCTCTTAAAGAACCTCGGGCTGATTATTGGCCCAGCGAAGATGAACACATTCGCATTGCGTGCTGCGGAGCTCACCGAAGATCGGCCCGAACTCGCCGTTGCGGTAATGCCGCTACTCACTGCCCGGCCATCGAGCAGCAGATTGCGGATCTCGACCGCAAGGTCATGAAGCTCGCGCGCAACAATGCTCAAGTGCGACAGTTCATGACGGCGCCTGGCATCGGCCCTGTCACGGCTCTTTGCTTTCTGGCAACGATCGATGACCCTAGGCGCTTTAGAAGGTCAAGAAGCGTCGGAGAATATGTCGGATTAACGACCCGACGGTACGCTTCCGGCGAGATCGACTGGACGGGTCGAATCTCGAAGTGTGGCGACAAGATGTTGCGCAGCTATCTCTACGAAGCAGCCAACGTACTGCTCACCCGCGTAGCAAAATGGTCGGCGCTCAAAGCCTGGGGCATTCGGCTCGCGAAGCGAAGCGGACTGCGCAAAGCCAAGGTTGCCGTTGCCCGAAAACTCGCCGTCATTCTGCACCGGATGTGGGTTGAAGGTACCGACTTCAAATGGTCATCAAAGGAGACTGCCGACCAAACAGCGTAA